The segment AACGTATCGTATCACGATATATAGTTCGACAAGGAGGGTGGCATGACTGCTTTGTTTTTTTGGGCGGTGCTCGGAGGACTGGTGGCTGGGTGTGCGCTCTCGACCATATGGTTTGACCGCGATCGGGCTTGGTTGCCGGCAGTGCTTATTGGCGTCTGCGGCGGAATTGTCGGCGGCTTCCTGCGCAAGCTTGCGGGTGCCAGCGACGGCTTCGACCTGAGTTCGATGGGCCTGGTCATCCTGGGCGCAGCCGCGCTGCTCTGCGTGTACAACCTGTTCGCGCAGCGCGGCCGCTCGACCGAGATGGCGGGCCACACTCGCAAGGCGGCCTGAAACCGCCTGTCGAGGCAGGGGACCAAGAACCAAAGCAAGACGGGTCCGTGGACAAGTGTCTCTCATCTCGGGTGACATCGCACGGGCGCCCGGTAACGCCTGACACCTGATGCCCGAAGCTTGTAGAATGTCTTGTGGCCTTGTCCGCCGAACTCACGCCACAAGTTGCCGCCGCCGCGCCGGTCATCCAGGTGCAGGAACTTCGCCATCTTTACGAGGGGCGGCCCGCGCTCGACGGCGTCACCTTCGAAGTGCGTCCGGCGGAGATCTTCGGCCTGCTTGGCCCCAACGGCAGCGGCAAAACCACGCTCTTCCGCATCCTCTCCACGCTCATGCTTCCCTCCAGCGGGCGCGCCGTCATCATGGGTCACGATGCCGCGAAGGACCCAACCGGCTTGCGCCGTCACATCGGCGTCGTCTTCCAGGCGCAGAGCATTGACATCAAGCTGACCGCGGAGGAAAACCTGCGCCACGTCGGACACCTATACGGACTGAGCGGAGCGCCGCTGAAATCGCGCATTGAGGAAATGCTAGGAAGGGTGGGGCTCGCCGATCGCGCCAACGACCGCGCCGAAACCTTCTCTGGCGGCATGCAGCGGCGCCTGGAACTGGCCAAGGGCCTGCTACATCATCCGTCGGTGCTGCTGCTCGACGAGCCCACGACCGGCCTCGATCCGGGAGCGCGCCGCGACCTCTGGCAATATCTGCACATCCTGCGCGAGCAGGAACGCGTCACCGTCATCGTGACCACGCACCTGATGGAAGAAGCGGAACGCTGCGACCGGTTGGCGATCTTGAGCGAAGGCAAATTGGTTGCGCTGGGCACTCCCGCAGAGCTGAAGCACGAGATCGGCGGCGATGTCATTCTGCTGGAAACTGCCGATCCGGAATCGCTGGCGCGGCGCATCCACGGGCGCTACCACCTGGACGCGACCGTGATTGCCGGAAAGGTGCGCTTGGAGCGCGAAAGCGGCCATCGCTTCGTCACCGATGTTGTCGAAGCTTTTCCCGGCGAGATTCAATCTATATCGGTAAGCAAGCCGACGCTGGAGGACGTATTCATCCATCGCACCGGACACAGATTCTGGACCGAGGACAAGAACTCTGAGGGACAACGTGCCGCTGACCGCCAGTGATTTGCCAACGACGAACGAGCAACGGCCAACGACCATGGCTTCGCAAACCCAAACCATGGCAGCAACCGTCGCACCGACATCGGTCGGGTCGGTGATTCCAGCGCTCAGCCTCTGGTGGCGCGAGATCGTGCGCTTCTACCGCCAGCGCTCGCGCGTGGTGGGAGTAATCGCCTCGCCGGTGGTGTTCTGGATCGTCATTGGCTCAGGCTTCGGAACTTCCTTCCGCGGCGGCAGCGGCGCGGGCAACGAGCACTATCTCGACTACTTCTTTCCCGGCGCGCTGATCATGATCGTGCTCTTCACCTCGATCTTTACCATGATGTCGGTGATCGAGGACCGCAAGGAGGGCTTCCTGCTTTCGGTGCTGGTCGCTCCGGTGCATCGTTCAGTGATCGTGCTGGGCAAAGTTCTGGGCGGAACCACGCTGGCGACCATTCAGGGACTGGTGTTTCTCTGCTTCGCGCCCGCGCTGCGCATTCACATCGGCCTGGCGCAGCTTGGTCTCATCGCGCTGACCGTCTTTCTGGTTTCGTTCTGCTTGACCGCGTTGGGCTTCGTCATTGCCTGGCCGATGGACTCGACGCAGGGCTTTCACGCCGTCATCAACCTGTTCCTGATTCCGCTATGGCTGCTCTCGGGCTCGCTGTTTCCGCTGACCGGAGCGTCGGGCTGGATTCGCCTGCTGATGCGCATCAATCCGCTGACCTACGGCACCGAAGCGCTGCGGACGCTGCTGTTCCCTGCCAGCGCAACCTTTGCCGTCAGCACTTCGCTGATTGTCCTGGTCGGCTTTTCCCTGGCGATGTTCTTGGCGGCGTTCGTAGTTGCCAATCGCCGCACCACCAAACCTGCCGCATAGCTACTGCTTCCTCTCGCGCTCCAGGATCGCTTTCTCGGTCAGGATGGCCTGCTCGCGCACGCGCTCGGGCATGTTAGGCAGGCTCTTCTGGTAAGCGGCGATTACCGGAAGGTCTTCCTTCCCTCCGACGAGATAGAGAGCGCGCAGCGCCTCCCAGACCTGCTCGGGAGCAGGATCCATGGTCGCCAGCTCGGTTCCAGCCTGCACCTGCGCGCCGCGCGCGACGCTGAAGGAGCGCACGCGTCCGGCGATCGGCGAGCGCACTTCCACGGCGTTTCCATGGGCTTCGATCTTGGCGATGGTGCCGTTCTGGCGGATCGCTTCACCAACCTTGGCGAGGTCGGTCACGCGGCCTGCTTGCGGAGCAGTGACTTTAGCGGGCTGGAGCATCAGGACGAGTTGCGGACGACCGCTGGCGTCGCCGAAGCGGACGAGCGAGAGCGCGGCGTTGGCGCGCACCATCGGCGCAGGGTCGTGCAGCATGGGCAGCAGCGCCTGGTGGAATTCGGGACGCGTGTTGTCCTGACCCATGATCCATGCATCGGTGTTGCGGATCTCCTCGACCGGGCTGGAGGCTAGGCGCACGACGTCGGGATACCAGCGCTCGGCGCTGGAATCGCGCTGGGCCATGCGCTCGCCGAGTTGCACCAGCGCGTGCTGCGTGTGGCGCGGCTTCTGCTGGTCGTGAATGTACTGGTCGAGCTCGCGGTCGGTAAGCGCGCGCCCGAACCAGGTGCTGCGCCAGAACAGAAAGGGCAGCAGCACGATTGCCCAGGCGACGACGAAGAAGAGGATGCGGTTGCGCACCGACATGCCCTTGCGCTCGAAGTTAGGGTCTTTCACGATCGGAGTCGGTAAAGGCAAGAGTCCTCACTCCTCGATATCGACGTCGAGCACGCGCTCCTGCTCCAGATAATGCGACATGGCGTACTGCGCGAGCAGGCTGGTGGCGACCAACACTTCCGCTCCGATCCATTCGCCTTTGGGATGCGGAATGTTGGCAGGATGCTGACAAGCTCCGCTGGAGCCGAACTCGGGGCCGAAGAACGCGCCTTGGCTTTCGGGAAACTGCTGCAGCGCGAACCAGGCCTCGTGGCCAATGGTTCCACCGACATCGATCTTGAGCTTCACGAGGGGCATGGATTCAGGCGCGGAAAAGCTGATACAGCATCAAGTAAATCACAACTCCGGTGACGGAAACATACAACCAAATCGGATACGTCCAACGCGCGATGGCGCGATGGCGTTGGTCGCGACGGCGCAAGCCGAGAGTCAGGGTGATGATGACGAGCGGCGGAACGGTCGCGGCGAGCAGGGTGTGCGTGATCAGGATGGCGAAATAGATCGGTCTCGCCAAGCCTTGGCCGCGGAAATGAACGCTGCCAACGTGCGCGTGATAGTAAACGTACGAGGCGAAGAACAGCGACGAAGTCACGGTCGCGGAAATCATCAGGGCGCGATGCGGGGCGATGTTTCGGCGGCGAATGGAATTGCGCGCAGCGACGATCAGAAGCGCGCTTGCGCCATTCAAGAAAGCGTTCACAGTTGGTAACGATGACAAACTTGATATCGTATCCGTGGTTACCCTACCCCTCTCCCCTGCCCTACATGATAATTCAATAACTTACGTACGGTATACCGTCGAATTGGCACGGTTACCGTGAGCTGCCGCGATTAGCGCGGACCAGGCAAATTATAGGCCAATACGCGATGATGAAAAGTTACCAGATAGTTAGTGGGTGGCGCGCGGTTACGGGAGTTGGATGATGGTGTGGGGAATTGGATTCGCAGGGACGGTAGCCGGTAGCGAAAATCTCCCACCCTGTCTCGCCCATCGGTCCGCTCAGGGCAAGTTCCCTCCGGCGAGACAAGGGTGGGGCAACCTCGTGAGTGTGGACGGAAAGGGCGGGCCAGCCCCCAATTGTTCTTCCCGAGTGAAACCGGTGGAGACTCTGGATTTCATTTCGGAGGCCGCCAGTTGCCCAGAAAGGGAATAAAGGCGCGCAGGAAAGCGCGAGAGATCGTCATGAGAGTTGTTCTGGTGCTAGAGTGCGGGCTCAGTGATGGAACATGGAAGATTTCAAGCAGCTTTGTGTTCTGCTCGGCTGCGCCCTTGTTGGCATTGGCGTGCTGTACGTGGTGACCGGCGTGGTGAAGTGGTGGGAGGAAAATACCTCGTCCCACACTCGGGAAGTGGTCGGGGCATTCTTTGGCTTCTGCACGCTCTGTTTCGTCGCTTACCTAGTCGGCAGATTCATGGGGTGGTGGGGACAGGGCTAGATCGCCATAGGCATTGTTGTCGCGAGCTTGGACGCTGCGAAGGTCCACTAGTTGACGTGCTATCAGAATGTCAACTGGGCGATTCTGAATTCGGACTACCTGTCGAATCGTGCGGGAATATCCCAAACGAAAAGCTCCCATTACGAATGGTCGCATTTTTCCCCTGAACAAGGCAGCCGCCTGCATCGCACTCATCGCGCGTGGTGATCTGAGCGGGCGGTCAATTTTTTTGACAATTGGTATACGCCGTAGCTCCGACGTACTGGGTTGTACAGTTTAGGGAGTTAGACCGTGGCGCTACGGGCTGCGGCAAAGGCTGCAACGCGTAAGGCTGCGGTGAAGGAAATAGCTGTCGGAGCAGTAAGTATTTCATCAAGCGATCATTGCTGGGTTGCTGGGCTGGTGCCGGCGCGGGCGGTGTCTGAACGACAATTGTCTGCGGCGGTGAAGACTTGGCTACAACGGCCCACAGTTTTTCGTTTTCCTGCTTCAGGCGGTTCACTTCGATTTGCAGTTCGCCAATCAATGCGATCACTTCGCCGTAGGAAATTGGTCGCCCAAGCAGTTTGTTCTCGTTTGACGCCTGTACAACGTGCGAAACGCGGAAAAAGGCTATTTTGTTTTCAGTCGTTAGAAAAGGGAGAACAACCTCAGCACCAGGGCGGTCCGGCATTAGAGCGATGCTGTAAGGCGCATAGTTTTGAATCTCGTTCGGTACCTGCGACGGTTTAATCTCGCCCGGTGTCTGTGGGGAGTTGCCTGCCGCGTGCGTGAGGCGGTCGACAGGCGACATCGGCTTACCATCTCGCCAAGGCGTGTCTGGGAAGTTGGCCTCACAGGAGGAGCCATACGCGGTCGAAACGCGCGACGTCCCTGCGGGGCATGAGGATTCTTGGGCAATCGCAACTGCTGACGCGGCAATAACTACAAGACACAAGGACAGCGAACTCTTCATGCGACAAACTGTACTGCTCTACAAGCGACCTTAACAATCCCAAAACGTAATAGCCTCGCAGCCAGCGTCCCGAAATGGACAAGGCACCCCAGGACACGGCACCCAATAGAGGATAATGGCGGGTGGCCGACCCTTTGCGGCTTTTCTTTGCACTACACCTCACTGCTTGAAGCCGTAAAATCATTCGCCGCAGCAGTGACGCCTCGGGTAGCGCGTCCGATTAATTTGGCGGGGCGGGCAATTAAGATTTTGGGACAAGCGACGAACTGCCTTCATGCGAAGTGCCCCATGAGTTGGTACATCTTCTTGCAGTACGGAATGAACAGCTGAAGCAGCACGTGACCTGCTCCCCTAAATCCGCACACAACTGAGTATGATTTCACAGTTTCGCGGAAGCGAAAGATCGGGGAGGAGCATGTCTCGGAGCCGGCACACGGAAGCGGAGATGATCGCCGCGTTGAAGCAGATGGACGCAGG is part of the Terriglobia bacterium genome and harbors:
- a CDS encoding GlsB/YeaQ/YmgE family stress response membrane protein, with product MTALFFWAVLGGLVAGCALSTIWFDRDRAWLPAVLIGVCGGIVGGFLRKLAGASDGFDLSSMGLVILGAAALLCVYNLFAQRGRSTEMAGHTRKAA
- a CDS encoding ATP-binding cassette domain-containing protein — encoded protein: MSAELTPQVAAAAPVIQVQELRHLYEGRPALDGVTFEVRPAEIFGLLGPNGSGKTTLFRILSTLMLPSSGRAVIMGHDAAKDPTGLRRHIGVVFQAQSIDIKLTAEENLRHVGHLYGLSGAPLKSRIEEMLGRVGLADRANDRAETFSGGMQRRLELAKGLLHHPSVLLLDEPTTGLDPGARRDLWQYLHILREQERVTVIVTTHLMEEAERCDRLAILSEGKLVALGTPAELKHEIGGDVILLETADPESLARRIHGRYHLDATVIAGKVRLERESGHRFVTDVVEAFPGEIQSISVSKPTLEDVFIHRTGHRFWTEDKNSEGQRAADRQ
- a CDS encoding ABC transporter permease, yielding MAATVAPTSVGSVIPALSLWWREIVRFYRQRSRVVGVIASPVVFWIVIGSGFGTSFRGGSGAGNEHYLDYFFPGALIMIVLFTSIFTMMSVIEDRKEGFLLSVLVAPVHRSVIVLGKVLGGTTLATIQGLVFLCFAPALRIHIGLAQLGLIALTVFLVSFCLTALGFVIAWPMDSTQGFHAVINLFLIPLWLLSGSLFPLTGASGWIRLLMRINPLTYGTEALRTLLFPASATFAVSTSLIVLVGFSLAMFLAAFVVANRRTTKPAA
- a CDS encoding DUF420 domain-containing protein, with protein sequence MSSLSSLPTVNAFLNGASALLIVAARNSIRRRNIAPHRALMISATVTSSLFFASYVYYHAHVGSVHFRGQGLARPIYFAILITHTLLAATVPPLVIITLTLGLRRRDQRHRAIARWTYPIWLYVSVTGVVIYLMLYQLFRA